The genome window aaatataaataaataaataagtaaatataataataaataaataaactCAAGTATACTTACTGCCTTGAAAGTGAATAAAGTTcggttttattttgtttcacGATTTAGACGTTAGATGattaaagaatatgatatgatatgatatgatatgatattgAGAAATACAAGATGAGTTGCATATCCCAGgttatatttttcttgttcttacTAGAACCTCCATTTCCCCTTCTTCAATGGAGAAGTGGAATAAGCGCTGTGATGAACCCTCCTCACTTTCCAAGGatctaaaaaaaagacaataGAATTCCAACCACATACCCATACTTCTCGTCTTCAATTTGTCCTCCTCGTATGTACAGATAGAAGAAACGAATTGATTAAAGGCTGGGAAGGAAAGCCTTTTTAGCCTTGAACATTAGATACAATTTGGATGAAAGGTAGGAGAGGGAAGTCACAGAATCTGTAAAATTCTTAACTTCTGCttcatatttttaaaaGGGAAAAATCTGGAATTagaaataaataatatgTTAAGGTTGTGTATGGTAAAATGTTAAAAATAAGGAAAGGTCTGctttctttatttcttgGACTGAGCCAACTTGTTCAAAGCAGAACCGGCCTTGAACCATTCGATTTGTTCAGCGTTGAAGGTGTGGGTCAAAGGAGTTTCCCAAGCTTCACCGTTCTTTGGATGAACTCTCATGGTCAAGTTCTTACCTGGAGCGAATTCGTTCAAGCCAACGATGTCAATGGTGTCATCTGGGTTGATCTTGTCGTATGCTTCTGGTTCAGCAAAGTTCAATGGCAACAAACcttgcttcttcaagttaGTTTCGTGAATTCTGGCGAAGGACTTGGTAATGATAGCGAAACCACCCAAGAATCTTGGTTCCAAAGCAGCGTGTTCACGGGAGGAACCTTCACCGAAGTTTTCACCACCAATGACAACCCACTTAACACCAGCGTCTCTGTAAGCTCTAGCAGTGTTTGGAACACCGTCGTATTCACCagtgaagaagttcttAACACAGTTGGCCTTCTTGTTCTCGGCGTTGATAGCACCGATCATGTAGTTGTTGGAAATGTTTTCCAAATGACCTCTGTACTTCAACCATGGACCAGCCATAGAGATATGGTCAGTGGTGGTCTTACCTAGGGACTTGATCAAAATTGGCATGTTCAAAGCATCCTTACCATCCCATGGCTTGAATGGCTTCAACAATTGCAAACGGTCAGAGGTTGGAGAAACTTGGACAGTAACGGAAGAACGGTCCTTTGGTGGGGCTTGGTAGGTGTTTTCACCAGCATCGTAACCTCTAGATGGCAAACCTTCACCAGTTGGTGGCTTCAACTTGAATTCGTTACCATCCTTGTCCTTCAAAGTGTCAGTCAATGGGTTGAATCTCAAGTCACCAGCAATAGCGAAAGCGGTAACAATTTCTGGAGAAGCAACGAAGGAGTGAGTGTCTGGGTTACCATCGTTTCTGGCAGTGAAGTTTCtgttgaaagaagagacaATGGTGTTCTTGTCACCCTTCTTAATGTCCTTTCTGTCCCATTGACCGATACATGGACCACAAGCGTTAGCCAAAACGGTACCACCGAATTCGGTGAAGGTATCCAATTGACCGTCTCTCTTGATGGTGGCTCTAATTTGTTCAGAACCTGGGGTAACGGTGAAGATAGACTTGGACTTTAGACCGTGAGCAGCAGCGTCCTTAACGACAGAGGCAGCTCTGGACATATCTTCGTAGGAAGAGTTAGTACAAGAACCGATTAAACCGACCTTGACTTCCAATGGCCAGTTGTTCTTAACAGCAACATCCTTTAACTTGGAGATTGGAGTAGCCAAATCTGGGGTGAATGGACCGTTGACGTATGGTTCCAAAGTGTTCAAGTCAATTTCAATGACTTCGTCGTATTCAGCACCTTCATCGGCAACCAACAAGTCCTTGTGGTATAATTGACCGAATTCAGCGATCTTAGATCTACCGGTAGCATCCAAGTAGTCAATCATGGACTTGTTGAATGGGAAGACGGAAGTAGTAGCACCGATTTCAGCACCCATGTTACAGATAGTACCCATACCGGTAGCACT of Kluyveromyces marxianus DMKU3-1042 DNA, complete genome, chromosome 3 contains these proteins:
- the ACO1 gene encoding aconitate hydratase ACO1; protein product: MLSARVAFKKQGAVRHLATAVSGTLTRDSKVNQNLLESHSFINYKQNVEYVNIVRERLGRPLTYAEKILYGHLDDPHGQEIERGVSYLKLRPDRVACQDATAQMAILQFMSAGLPEVARPVTVHCDHLIQAQLGGEKDLKRAIDINKEVYDFLATATAKYNMGFWKPGSGIIHQIVLENYAFPGALIIGTDSHTPNAGGLGQLAIGVGGADAVDVMSDLPWELKAPKIMGVKLTGRMNGWTSPKDIILKLAGITTVKGGTGKIVEYFGEGVDTFSATGMGTICNMGAEIGATTSVFPFNKSMIDYLDATGRSKIAEFGQLYHKDLLVADEGAEYDEVIEIDLNTLEPYVNGPFTPDLATPISKLKDVAVKNNWPLEVKVGLIGSCTNSSYEDMSRAASVVKDAAAHGLKSKSIFTVTPGSEQIRATIKRDGQLDTFTEFGGTVLANACGPCIGQWDRKDIKKGDKNTIVSSFNRNFTARNDGNPDTHSFVASPEIVTAFAIAGDLRFNPLTDTLKDKDGNEFKLKPPTGEGLPSRGYDAGENTYQAPPKDRSSVTVQVSPTSDRLQLLKPFKPWDGKDALNMPILIKSLGKTTTDHISMAGPWLKYRGHLENISNNYMIGAINAENKKANCVKNFFTGEYDGVPNTARAYRDAGVKWVVIGGENFGEGSSREHAALEPRFLGGFAIITKSFARIHETNLKKQGLLPLNFAEPEAYDKINPDDTIDIVGLNEFAPGKNLTMRVHPKNGEAWETPLTHTFNAEQIEWFKAGSALNKLAQSKK